One window of bacterium BMS3Abin08 genomic DNA carries:
- the dgt gene encoding deoxyguanosinetriphosphate triphosphohydrolase: protein MNIRKQTEEIELKTLHPGAAFSVGSKGRVRKEREGEIRTCYQRDRDRIIHSKSFRRLKHKAQVFLAPRGDHYRTRLTHVLEVSQIARTISRALRLNEDLAEAIALGHDLGHTPFGHAGESVLRDIHPGGFDHYKQSLRVIDVLEREGRGLNLTYEVRDGIVTHSKGKGKIIPQKKEGLAETLEGQIVRVSDIIAYVNHDLDDAMRAGVIKKQDIPKYVVEVLGSKYSRRVDIMVKAVIGRTMETGYDKIDMNEDVSSAIYELRDFLYDRVYESEEIKREFIKAKKILEDLYAYFLEHTDEVSKDTPSENKADRHRVVCDFIAGMTDGFALMTFERLFMPQEWQPL, encoded by the coding sequence ATGAATATTCGCAAACAGACAGAAGAGATTGAACTTAAGACCCTCCATCCCGGGGCGGCATTCAGCGTTGGCAGCAAAGGCAGGGTAAGGAAGGAAAGGGAGGGAGAGATACGCACCTGTTACCAGAGAGACAGGGACAGGATCATCCATTCAAAGTCATTCAGAAGACTAAAACACAAGGCACAGGTCTTCCTTGCCCCGAGAGGCGACCATTACAGGACACGGCTCACCCACGTCCTGGAAGTCTCACAGATTGCAAGGACAATATCAAGGGCACTCCGTCTGAATGAGGACCTTGCAGAGGCGATCGCCCTTGGACACGACCTTGGACATACCCCCTTCGGGCATGCCGGGGAGTCGGTCCTACGGGATATCCATCCGGGGGGGTTCGATCACTACAAACAGAGCCTCCGGGTGATCGACGTCCTCGAGCGGGAAGGAAGGGGCCTTAATCTCACCTATGAAGTCAGGGACGGGATTGTTACCCACTCCAAGGGAAAGGGGAAGATCATACCCCAAAAAAAGGAGGGACTTGCAGAAACCCTCGAAGGACAGATCGTCCGCGTATCCGACATCATTGCCTATGTCAACCATGATCTCGATGACGCCATGAGGGCAGGTGTTATAAAGAAGCAGGATATCCCGAAGTATGTTGTTGAGGTACTCGGGAGCAAATATTCCAGGAGGGTCGATATCATGGTCAAGGCGGTTATCGGCAGGACAATGGAGACGGGATATGACAAGATAGACATGAACGAGGATGTCTCATCCGCCATCTATGAACTCAGGGACTTTCTTTATGACAGGGTATATGAAAGTGAAGAGATAAAAAGAGAGTTCATAAAGGCTAAGAAGATACTTGAAGACCTTTATGCCTATTTCCTTGAACATACGGATGAGGTCTCAAAGGATACCCCTTCAGAAAACAAGGCGGACAGGCACCGGGTTGTATGCGACTTCATCGCCGGAATGACCGACGGGTTTGCGCTTATGACCTTTGAGAGGCTCTTCATGCCCCAGGAGTGGCAGCCCCTTTGA
- the mucD_2 gene encoding putative periplasmic serine endoprotease DegP-like precursor, with protein MNKRAVLFAFSLLMVGLIIGLAVSVKMNVHELTFAKETGISADTTRFLGKLSSSLSEVAEAVKPSVVNISTTKTVTMKQSSPFDEFFNDPFLRKFFGDRFGFNGEKRKYQSSALGSGVVVTDDGYILTNNHVVKDADEIKVVLYDKREFKGRVVGSDPKSDLAVIKIDAGGDLPAIKIGESDSLKVGDVVLAIGNPFGLSQTITMGIVSAVGRSNVGIADYEDFIQTDAAINPGNSGGALVNTRGELVGINTAIFSTNGGYMGIGFAIPSDMAKAVMESIIKYGKVVRGWLGVTIQDITPELAKHFDIKEKTGALVTDVIKDSPAEKAGFRRGDLIVEFARKPVRDVTNLRNMVADTSPGKTIEVKVIREGEEKILDVTIAEFPETLMTRAGSYQNVLKGIHVQEITAELRKALDIPEKVTGVIITGVEDESPAYAYGILRKNDIIQEINRKAIKGIEDYERAASGIGKEESVLLLVYRAGGYIYVTIRP; from the coding sequence ATGAATAAAAGAGCCGTCCTTTTTGCCTTTTCCCTTCTGATGGTCGGTCTCATAATCGGGCTTGCGGTCTCTGTAAAGATGAACGTCCATGAACTTACCTTTGCAAAAGAGACCGGCATTTCCGCTGACACGACACGGTTTTTAGGCAAGCTCAGTTCTTCCCTCTCCGAGGTGGCGGAAGCGGTTAAGCCCTCCGTGGTTAATATCTCAACGACAAAGACGGTAACCATGAAGCAGAGCAGCCCTTTTGACGAGTTTTTCAACGACCCCTTTCTCAGGAAGTTTTTCGGTGACAGGTTTGGCTTTAACGGAGAGAAGCGGAAATACCAATCCTCCGCCCTCGGATCAGGAGTGGTCGTCACCGATGATGGTTATATCCTTACCAACAATCATGTTGTAAAGGATGCCGACGAGATTAAGGTGGTACTTTATGACAAGAGGGAGTTCAAGGGCAGGGTTGTCGGAAGCGACCCCAAGTCCGACCTTGCCGTTATAAAGATAGATGCCGGCGGGGACCTTCCCGCCATAAAGATCGGCGAGTCCGACAGTCTCAAAGTGGGGGACGTGGTACTCGCTATAGGGAACCCCTTTGGTCTGAGCCAGACCATAACGATGGGGATAGTAAGTGCCGTAGGGAGGTCGAATGTGGGTATCGCCGATTATGAAGACTTCATACAGACCGATGCCGCAATCAACCCGGGAAATTCAGGAGGAGCGCTCGTCAACACCAGGGGTGAACTCGTGGGAATAAATACCGCAATATTCTCCACCAACGGCGGCTATATGGGGATCGGCTTTGCCATACCGTCCGACATGGCTAAGGCGGTTATGGAGAGTATCATCAAATACGGAAAGGTGGTTCGCGGCTGGTTGGGAGTAACAATACAGGACATCACTCCCGAACTTGCAAAGCACTTTGATATCAAGGAAAAAACAGGTGCGCTCGTTACAGATGTGATAAAGGACAGCCCGGCTGAAAAGGCCGGCTTCAGGCGTGGAGACCTGATTGTGGAGTTTGCCCGAAAACCGGTCCGTGATGTAACAAACCTCAGGAATATGGTCGCCGACACCTCTCCCGGCAAAACCATTGAGGTAAAGGTTATACGGGAAGGAGAGGAGAAGATCCTCGATGTAACCATCGCTGAGTTCCCCGAGACACTGATGACGCGTGCCGGGAGCTATCAAAATGTCCTGAAGGGAATTCATGTTCAGGAAATTACGGCAGAGTTAAGAAAGGCCCTCGACATCCCTGAGAAGGTAACGGGGGTCATTATCACCGGTGTGGAAGACGAAAGCCCCGCATACGCATACGGGATACTCAGAAAAAACGACATCATTCAGGAGATAAACAGGAAGGCAATCAAGGGCATAGAGGACTACGAAAGGGCTGCATCCGGAATCGGTAAAGAGGAGAGCGTCCTCCTCCTTGTATATCGTGCCGGCGGCTATATCTACGTAACGATCAGGCCCTGA